One Halobaculum sp. CBA1158 DNA segment encodes these proteins:
- a CDS encoding FaeA/PapI family transcriptional regulator: MTEYTDEEKRILAYLRDSVSRGEEYFRAKNIADAIGLSAKQVGSRLPTLAEKADEVDIEKWGRARSTTWRVELP; encoded by the coding sequence ATGACGGAGTACACCGACGAGGAGAAACGCATCCTCGCGTACCTGCGGGACAGCGTCTCCCGGGGAGAGGAGTACTTCCGCGCGAAGAACATCGCCGACGCGATCGGCCTCTCGGCCAAGCAGGTCGGCTCGCGGCTGCCGACGCTCGCCGAGAAGGCCGACGAGGTCGACATCGAGAAGTGGGGACGCGCGCGCTCGACGACCTGGCGCGTCGAACTCCCGTAG
- a CDS encoding DUF4112 domain-containing protein, translating into MPGTDAEPESLTMDLPESVDEPALRRVKTVARVMDEAVRIPGTNTWVGLDPVLGVVPGAGDAVAAGVSLYVVAEAAYLGVPLTTVVRMLANVAADAALGSVPVVGPLFDAVIKANTWNVSYLEEFVANESTDRSGDSGREDDRDPVTIEVTEG; encoded by the coding sequence ATGCCCGGCACCGACGCGGAACCCGAGTCGCTCACCATGGATCTGCCGGAGTCGGTCGACGAACCGGCGCTCCGGCGCGTGAAGACCGTCGCGCGCGTGATGGACGAGGCCGTCCGGATCCCGGGAACGAACACGTGGGTCGGTCTCGACCCCGTGTTGGGGGTCGTTCCTGGCGCGGGCGACGCGGTCGCCGCCGGCGTCTCGCTGTACGTCGTCGCGGAGGCCGCGTACCTCGGCGTCCCGCTGACCACGGTCGTCCGCATGCTCGCGAACGTCGCCGCCGACGCGGCGCTCGGGTCGGTCCCCGTGGTCGGCCCGCTGTTCGACGCGGTGATCAAGGCGAACACGTGGAACGTCTCCTACCTGGAGGAGTTCGTCGCGAACGAGTCGACCGACCGGTCGGGCGACTCCGGCCGGGAGGACGACCGCGACCCCGTCACGATCGAAGTCACCGAGGGGTAG
- a CDS encoding geranylgeranyl reductase family protein yields MTTYEPDIVVVGAGTAGCYAAATVAEAGLDVVVVERKDEEEAGHIACGDALKGADKFPESIPKSEIDSAFTNTGVDHGRFEIPSHDTVLEIPIPGELAVIDRWEYGRNIIDGATRRGVEFHYDTVVQDVRQTDAGRVTGVRGKRNGEVVEYEAEVTVDAAGALSILQDKADLAGATFDTNVSFSQFCSAYREVVEVPDPVEWDDALVFKPTERAAGYLWYFPRTDTEINAGLGFQMNEEPMKLVDDLKRDLRNRPEFEGGEVTDKLGAALPTRRPYDSAVADGFVAVGDAAGHVNPTTGGGIAGAAYAGKYAAEQAVDAIDAGDVSEDALWRYNERVMSHFGARYAALDVYNILSTAVDVDELMGLLASLPGESLAEALYEGSASVKPRLVAEVIKDSYGHWGQIWEFYKTKRVADDLMDHYGRYPSRPGGFEGWREERDRLMEQVYDVTGAEPKY; encoded by the coding sequence ATGACCACCTACGAGCCCGACATCGTCGTCGTCGGCGCGGGGACGGCGGGCTGTTATGCGGCCGCGACGGTCGCCGAGGCCGGGCTGGACGTCGTCGTCGTCGAGCGCAAGGACGAGGAGGAGGCGGGCCACATCGCCTGCGGCGACGCCCTGAAGGGAGCCGACAAGTTCCCCGAGTCGATCCCGAAATCCGAGATCGACTCGGCGTTCACCAACACCGGCGTCGACCACGGGCGCTTCGAGATCCCGAGCCACGACACCGTGCTCGAGATCCCGATCCCCGGGGAACTGGCGGTCATCGACCGCTGGGAGTACGGCCGGAACATCATCGACGGGGCGACGCGCCGCGGCGTCGAGTTCCACTACGACACCGTCGTCCAGGACGTGCGACAGACCGACGCGGGTCGCGTCACGGGCGTTCGCGGGAAGCGGAACGGCGAGGTCGTCGAGTACGAGGCGGAAGTCACCGTCGACGCAGCCGGCGCGCTGTCGATCCTGCAGGACAAGGCCGACCTCGCGGGCGCGACGTTCGACACGAACGTGTCCTTCTCGCAGTTCTGTTCGGCGTACCGGGAGGTCGTCGAGGTGCCCGACCCCGTCGAGTGGGACGACGCGCTCGTGTTCAAGCCGACCGAGCGCGCGGCGGGATACCTCTGGTACTTCCCGCGCACGGACACGGAGATCAACGCCGGCCTCGGCTTCCAGATGAACGAGGAGCCGATGAAGCTCGTGGACGACCTGAAGCGCGACCTCCGGAACCGCCCCGAGTTCGAGGGCGGCGAGGTGACCGACAAACTGGGCGCGGCGCTGCCGACCCGCCGGCCGTACGACTCGGCGGTCGCGGACGGATTCGTCGCCGTCGGCGACGCCGCCGGCCACGTCAACCCCACGACGGGCGGCGGCATCGCCGGCGCGGCCTACGCCGGGAAGTACGCCGCCGAGCAGGCGGTCGACGCCATCGACGCCGGCGACGTGAGCGAGGACGCGCTGTGGCGCTACAACGAGCGCGTCATGAGCCACTTCGGCGCGCGGTACGCCGCCCTCGACGTGTACAACATCCTCTCGACGGCGGTCGACGTGGACGAGCTGATGGGTCTGCTCGCGTCCCTACCCGGGGAGAGCCTCGCGGAGGCGCTGTACGAGGGGAGCGCGTCGGTGAAGCCGCGGCTCGTCGCCGAGGTCATCAAGGACAGCTACGGCCATTGGGGGCAGATCTGGGAGTTCTACAAGACGAAGCGAGTCGCGGACGACCTGATGGACCACTACGGTCGCTACCCGTCGCGCCCCGGCGGCTTCGAGGGCTGGCGCGAGGAGCGCGACCGGCTCATGGAGCAGGTGTACGACGTTACCGGCGCGGAGCCGAAGTACTGA
- a CDS encoding SRPBCC family protein, whose amino-acid sequence MTVRVRRELIFDAEPEDVWAFISDPAKRAGAISVVDEYEVTGDRTATWHVSLPIPVIRSTITVDTEEVRVDPPEYVKFVGKSRAFRVTGEHTVSETEDGRTRLVNEFVVDGRLPGVESFFERKFGDELDNLERALERDLGLA is encoded by the coding sequence ATGACCGTGCGTGTACGTCGGGAGCTGATCTTCGACGCCGAGCCGGAGGACGTGTGGGCCTTCATCTCGGATCCGGCGAAGCGTGCCGGCGCGATCAGCGTCGTCGACGAGTACGAGGTGACCGGCGACAGGACCGCGACGTGGCACGTGAGCCTCCCGATCCCCGTGATCCGGTCGACGATCACCGTCGACACCGAGGAGGTCCGCGTGGACCCCCCGGAGTACGTGAAGTTCGTCGGGAAGTCGCGGGCGTTCCGCGTCACGGGCGAACACACCGTCTCCGAGACCGAGGACGGACGCACCCGCCTCGTCAACGAGTTCGTCGTCGACGGCCGACTTCCGGGCGTCGAGTCGTTCTTCGAGCGGAAGTTCGGCGACGAGTTGGACAACCTCGAACGGGCGCTCGAACGGGACCTGGGGCTCGCATGA
- a CDS encoding aldehyde dehydrogenase family protein: MSRDEGVYQHYIDGEWTDGTGDETFASENPANGEELGEFRRGTEADVERAVAAADEAFEEWKELSHIDRAEYLWDIYHELKERHEELGEIVTMECGKEISEGKADVTEAWHMVEWAAGDARHPKGDVVPSEIPSKDAYMRRKPRGVVGCITPWNFPVAIPFWHMAVALVEGNTVVFKPAEQTPWCAQILAEMFEDAGVPDGVFNLVQGYGDAGNAIVEDDRVDTVLFTGSAEVGHEIAGKVGGEPGKLAACEMGGKNGIVITENADLDVAVHSAVMSSFKTTGQRCVSSERLIVHEDVYDEFKERFVDNARSVAVGDPLDENTFMGPLIEPEHKEKVSKYNQLAKDEGVNVLVDREELDDDEIPDGHEDGHWVGPFVYEADPHEDLRCTHEEVFGPHVALLKYSGDIEEAVEIHNDTDYGLAGAVISEDYRQINYYRDNAEVGLAYGNLPCIGAEVQLPFGGVKKSGNGYPSAREVIEAVTERTAWTLNNSKDIEMAQGLSADIKTKDD; encoded by the coding sequence ATGAGTCGAGACGAGGGCGTCTACCAGCACTACATCGACGGCGAGTGGACCGACGGCACGGGCGACGAGACGTTCGCCAGCGAGAACCCCGCCAACGGCGAGGAGCTCGGCGAGTTCCGCCGCGGCACCGAGGCCGACGTCGAGCGCGCGGTCGCGGCCGCCGACGAGGCGTTCGAGGAGTGGAAGGAACTCTCTCACATCGACCGCGCGGAGTACCTCTGGGACATCTACCACGAGCTCAAGGAGCGCCACGAGGAGCTCGGCGAGATCGTGACGATGGAGTGCGGCAAGGAGATCTCCGAGGGGAAAGCCGACGTGACCGAGGCGTGGCACATGGTCGAGTGGGCCGCCGGCGACGCCCGCCACCCCAAGGGCGACGTGGTCCCCTCGGAGATCCCGAGCAAGGACGCCTACATGCGGCGGAAACCCCGGGGCGTGGTGGGGTGTATCACGCCGTGGAACTTCCCCGTCGCCATCCCGTTCTGGCACATGGCCGTCGCGCTCGTCGAGGGCAACACGGTCGTGTTCAAGCCCGCCGAGCAGACGCCGTGGTGCGCGCAGATCCTCGCGGAGATGTTCGAGGACGCGGGCGTCCCCGACGGCGTGTTCAACCTCGTGCAGGGGTACGGCGACGCCGGCAACGCGATCGTCGAGGACGACCGCGTCGACACGGTGCTGTTCACGGGCTCGGCGGAGGTCGGTCACGAGATCGCCGGCAAGGTCGGCGGGGAGCCGGGCAAGCTCGCGGCCTGCGAGATGGGCGGAAAGAACGGCATCGTGATCACGGAGAACGCCGACCTCGACGTGGCGGTCCACTCGGCCGTGATGTCGAGCTTCAAGACGACCGGCCAGCGCTGCGTCTCCTCCGAGCGGCTGATCGTCCATGAGGACGTGTACGACGAGTTCAAAGAGCGGTTCGTCGACAACGCGAGGTCCGTCGCCGTCGGCGACCCGCTCGACGAGAATACGTTCATGGGGCCGCTCATCGAACCGGAACACAAAGAGAAGGTCTCGAAGTACAACCAGCTCGCGAAGGACGAGGGCGTGAACGTGCTCGTCGACCGCGAGGAACTGGACGACGACGAGATCCCCGACGGGCACGAGGACGGCCATTGGGTCGGGCCGTTCGTGTACGAGGCCGACCCTCACGAGGACCTGCGGTGCACCCACGAGGAGGTGTTCGGTCCCCACGTCGCCCTGCTGAAGTACAGCGGCGACATCGAGGAGGCCGTCGAGATCCACAACGACACCGACTACGGGCTGGCTGGCGCAGTCATCTCCGAGGACTACCGCCAGATCAACTACTACCGGGACAACGCCGAGGTCGGGCTGGCGTACGGCAACCTCCCCTGCATCGGCGCGGAGGTCCAGCTCCCCTTCGGCGGCGTGAAGAAGTCCGGCAACGGCTACCCGAGCGCCCGCGAGGTCATCGAGGCCGTCACCGAGCGGACCGCCTGGACGCTCAACAACTCCAAGGACATCGAGATGGCGCAGGGCCTCTCGGCCGACATCAAGACGAAAGACGACTGA
- a CDS encoding nucleoside phosphorylase, translated as MTVPQFPDKHDHDPITGPDDDLAYYRDLNGAFDALPEAVILTYSESTFERAVAEAGAEDGALDAPGMASLHVLAGTDGRVAVAGGFGIGAPATAMVVDVLATAGVETVCIVGYAGALTTDLDAETAVVADGALRDEGTSHHYLPDGEPAEATPAVTDALEAECEAAGRPATVGPTWSTDAAFRETAFEARRLAERGYLTVEMEAAALFTVAAVRGIDAGAVFAISDYVTPEGWDRQFHEAADRLYDLVPIARDALG; from the coding sequence GTGACCGTTCCCCAGTTCCCGGACAAACACGACCACGACCCGATCACCGGGCCGGACGACGACCTGGCGTACTATCGCGACCTGAACGGGGCGTTCGACGCGCTCCCGGAGGCGGTGATCCTCACGTACTCCGAGTCGACGTTCGAGCGGGCCGTCGCGGAGGCGGGCGCAGAGGACGGAGCGCTCGACGCGCCGGGGATGGCGAGCCTCCACGTGCTCGCGGGCACCGACGGGCGCGTCGCGGTCGCCGGCGGGTTCGGGATCGGGGCCCCGGCGACTGCGATGGTCGTCGACGTCCTGGCGACCGCCGGCGTGGAGACGGTCTGCATCGTCGGCTACGCCGGGGCATTGACCACCGATCTGGACGCCGAGACGGCCGTCGTCGCCGACGGCGCGCTCCGCGACGAGGGAACCTCCCACCACTACCTTCCCGACGGCGAGCCCGCGGAGGCGACCCCGGCGGTGACCGACGCGCTCGAGGCCGAGTGCGAGGCCGCCGGTCGGCCGGCGACGGTGGGGCCGACGTGGTCGACCGACGCGGCGTTTCGGGAGACGGCGTTCGAGGCGCGCCGACTGGCCGAACGGGGGTATCTGACCGTCGAGATGGAGGCGGCGGCCCTCTTCACCGTCGCGGCCGTCCGCGGGATCGACGCGGGCGCGGTGTTCGCGATCAGCGACTACGTCACGCCGGAGGGGTGGGACCGGCAGTTCCACGAGGCCGCCGACCGGCTCTACGACCTGGTCCCGATCGCCAGAGACGCGCTCGGGTGA
- a CDS encoding LEA type 2 family protein, with protein MTGTRGTGSFGGTDDRGLSTLRAIALAAVVVVGSVGGAFALGVVGAPAVEGVENRFGEVTNETTTIESELTVNNPNPIGARLAGVTAEYGVTMNGIAMANGTKEGVDLGTGNTSIPFSTALDNSKIPAWWVSHVENDEHTELRVNADVHSSLVDRSYSTQVTREIDTSIVEAFRTSEPTPLNADAPVVSDPVLYLNRTEAEWGEVNDETTGVEMTLYLHNPKSYPITLSEVGYDIYMNNVTMGGGEAGRTTTIPPGETVPVEATTEIRTQRLDEWWVSHLQRDQVTNLTMPFYLVVDLGEAGGGEQRIELDSYQRTVETDVFGTKSAGDDADGGSGDDGSEDGSADAGDEDSDNGDAADGTATATPEDDGSGDGTATPTESPTATPTESPTSTPDDGTSTDDGLFALEPGADSSTDPPAAR; from the coding sequence ATGACAGGCACACGCGGTACGGGGTCGTTCGGGGGGACGGACGACCGCGGGCTATCGACGCTGCGGGCGATCGCGTTGGCGGCCGTCGTGGTCGTCGGTTCCGTCGGCGGCGCGTTCGCGCTCGGGGTCGTCGGCGCGCCCGCAGTCGAGGGCGTGGAGAACCGATTCGGCGAGGTGACCAACGAGACGACGACGATCGAGAGCGAACTGACGGTGAACAACCCCAACCCGATCGGCGCGCGACTCGCCGGGGTGACGGCGGAGTACGGCGTCACGATGAACGGCATCGCGATGGCCAACGGGACGAAGGAGGGCGTCGACCTCGGCACGGGCAACACCTCGATCCCGTTCTCCACGGCCCTCGACAACTCGAAGATCCCGGCGTGGTGGGTGAGTCACGTCGAGAACGACGAGCACACCGAGCTCCGGGTGAACGCCGACGTTCACTCCTCGCTGGTGGATCGGAGCTACTCGACGCAGGTGACCCGAGAGATCGACACCTCGATCGTCGAGGCGTTCCGCACGAGCGAGCCGACGCCGCTGAACGCGGACGCGCCGGTGGTCTCCGATCCCGTCCTCTATCTCAACCGCACTGAGGCCGAGTGGGGCGAGGTGAACGACGAGACGACCGGCGTCGAGATGACGCTGTACCTCCACAATCCCAAGTCGTACCCGATCACCCTCTCGGAGGTCGGCTACGACATCTACATGAACAACGTCACGATGGGCGGCGGCGAGGCCGGCCGGACGACGACGATCCCCCCGGGTGAGACGGTACCGGTCGAGGCCACGACGGAGATCCGGACCCAGCGACTCGACGAGTGGTGGGTCTCTCACCTGCAGCGCGACCAGGTGACGAACCTCACGATGCCGTTCTACCTCGTCGTCGACCTCGGCGAGGCCGGGGGCGGCGAGCAGCGGATCGAACTCGACAGCTACCAGCGGACCGTCGAGACGGACGTCTTCGGCACGAAGTCCGCCGGTGACGACGCCGACGGCGGGTCCGGCGACGACGGGTCCGAGGACGGCTCCGCGGACGCCGGCGACGAGGACTCGGACAACGGGGACGCCGCCGACGGCACCGCGACCGCGACGCCGGAGGACGACGGATCGGGCGACGGCACCGCGACGCCCACCGAGTCGCCGACCGCGACGCCAACCGAGTCGCCGACTTCGACTCCAGATGACGGGACGAGCACCGACGACGGGCTCTTCGCGCTCGAACCCGGAGCCGACTCGTCGACCGATCCGCCCGCGGCGCGGTAA
- a CDS encoding RIO1 family regulatory kinase/ATPase, whose protein sequence is MDLQRLLRGTVEWDRLETVARDLAGRYGDGSARVEFLDADNWLSTPFILHAGGDDYFVKVVSRQNSVVHALFTAGRNVGAFSSGTEGFFEHFGTPAEMARHELEATREMRAIGVNAPEPVEALSIDGLGVLVVEYLPAFRPLDELDPGTERGLASELFRALARLHDHGLAHGDLRAENVLILEDELYFIDATSVREPGALDAREYDLACGLAALEPLIGAGDAVAAALSAYPPEDVLAAREYLDFVAIRPDHDFDAPTLKGEIEKRAVERGGTADANVDRREP, encoded by the coding sequence ATGGACCTCCAGCGTCTCCTCCGCGGCACCGTCGAGTGGGATCGCCTGGAGACGGTCGCGCGCGACCTCGCCGGCCGCTACGGCGACGGGAGCGCGCGCGTGGAGTTCCTCGACGCCGACAACTGGCTGTCGACGCCGTTCATCCTGCACGCCGGCGGCGACGACTACTTCGTGAAGGTGGTGAGCCGACAGAACTCGGTCGTGCACGCGCTGTTCACCGCCGGCCGCAACGTCGGGGCGTTCTCCTCGGGCACCGAGGGGTTCTTCGAGCACTTCGGGACGCCCGCGGAGATGGCCCGCCACGAACTGGAGGCGACCCGGGAGATGCGCGCCATCGGCGTCAACGCCCCCGAGCCGGTGGAGGCGCTGTCGATCGACGGCCTCGGCGTGCTGGTCGTGGAGTACCTCCCGGCGTTCCGTCCGCTCGACGAACTCGACCCGGGGACCGAGCGCGGCCTCGCGTCCGAGCTGTTTCGCGCGCTCGCTCGCCTTCACGACCACGGACTCGCCCACGGCGACCTCCGGGCCGAGAACGTCCTGATCCTCGAGGACGAGCTCTACTTCATCGACGCGACGAGCGTCCGCGAGCCGGGCGCGCTCGACGCCCGCGAGTACGACCTGGCGTGCGGGCTCGCGGCGCTGGAGCCGCTGATCGGCGCGGGCGACGCGGTGGCGGCGGCGCTGTCGGCGTACCCGCCCGAGGACGTGCTGGCCGCGCGCGAGTACCTCGACTTCGTCGCCATCCGCCCGGACCACGACTTCGACGCGCCGACGCTGAAGGGGGAGATCGAGAAACGGGCGGTCGAACGGGGCGGGACCGCGGACGCGAACGTCGACCGTCGTGAGCCGTAG
- a CDS encoding nitrilase-related carbon-nitrogen hydrolase, translated as MRLALAQIRVRGADRDGNRERALAAVADAADRGADLVALPELWNVGYFAFETYERAAEPLSGPTLAAVREAAADHGIAVLAGSVVEDLAGSAADGEDVPAEEGLANTAVLFDADGERRAVYRKHHLFGYESAETRLLTPGEALPVVDLLGFRVAVTTCYDLRFPEQFRALGERGADLVLVPSAWPYPRVEHWRTLPRARAIENLSYVATANGSGSFEDAELVGRSTVYDPWGTTLASAGDDPALVTAEVEPERVARVREEFPALRDGREYRS; from the coding sequence ATGAGACTCGCGCTGGCGCAGATCCGGGTCCGCGGGGCCGACCGCGACGGCAACCGCGAGCGCGCGCTCGCGGCCGTCGCCGACGCCGCCGACCGGGGCGCGGACCTGGTCGCGCTCCCGGAGCTGTGGAACGTCGGCTACTTCGCGTTCGAGACGTACGAGCGCGCCGCCGAACCCCTCTCGGGACCGACCCTCGCGGCGGTGCGGGAGGCCGCCGCCGACCACGGGATCGCCGTGCTCGCGGGCTCGGTCGTCGAGGACCTCGCCGGGAGCGCCGCCGACGGCGAGGACGTGCCCGCCGAGGAGGGACTCGCCAACACGGCCGTCCTGTTCGACGCCGACGGCGAGCGCCGGGCCGTCTACCGGAAGCACCACCTGTTCGGGTACGAGTCCGCCGAGACGCGACTGCTCACGCCCGGGGAGGCGCTGCCGGTCGTCGACCTGCTCGGCTTCCGGGTCGCCGTGACGACCTGCTACGACCTGCGATTTCCCGAGCAGTTCCGCGCGCTCGGCGAGCGCGGGGCGGACCTCGTGCTCGTGCCGAGCGCGTGGCCGTACCCCCGCGTCGAGCATTGGCGGACGCTCCCGCGGGCGCGGGCCATCGAGAACCTCTCGTACGTCGCGACCGCCAACGGCTCCGGGAGCTTCGAGGACGCGGAGTTGGTGGGGCGCTCGACGGTGTACGACCCGTGGGGGACGACGCTGGCGTCCGCCGGCGACGACCCCGCGCTCGTGACCGCGGAGGTGGAGCCCGAGCGCGTCGCGCGCGTCCGCGAGGAGTTCCCGGCGCTCCGGGACGGACGCGAGTACCGGTCTTGA
- the gfo6 gene encoding D-xylose 1-dehydrogenase Gfo6, producing MYDTTLSETRRRDWDGDATGTLRLAIVGCGNYARSVSIPAIVEGRYAEATVAVSGDPDKRASLADEFGVTAVDYDEYEAGAATDEYDAVYVATPNRLHLPHVRTAASHGKHVICEKPLEATVARAEELVAACEDAGVRLMTAYRMQTDPVMRRLREFVADGGIGDLRRATGDFAFPVLGGGRDPDQWRLDGRLAGGGALYDVGVYPLNTARFLAGDDPVAVSATTRSPDPAFDEVDQYADFRVEFDDWVGGFSAAFSGREHTFLELLGSDGRVAVESAFQPGVARDVTVETAEGRVAVADAGADETVEEFDYFAHAVLSDGDIEPDGADGLVDMRTLKAIQESAASGARVEL from the coding sequence GTGTACGACACGACGCTCTCGGAAACACGACGACGCGACTGGGACGGCGACGCGACCGGCACGCTCCGGCTGGCGATCGTCGGCTGTGGCAACTACGCTCGCAGCGTCTCCATCCCGGCGATAGTCGAGGGGCGGTACGCCGAGGCGACAGTCGCCGTCAGCGGTGACCCGGACAAGCGCGCGAGCCTCGCCGACGAGTTCGGCGTCACAGCGGTCGATTACGACGAGTACGAGGCGGGCGCGGCGACCGACGAGTACGACGCCGTCTACGTCGCCACCCCGAATCGCCTGCACCTGCCGCACGTCCGGACGGCCGCGTCCCACGGCAAGCACGTGATCTGCGAGAAGCCGCTGGAGGCGACCGTCGCCCGCGCGGAGGAACTCGTCGCCGCCTGCGAGGACGCCGGCGTCCGCCTGATGACCGCCTACCGGATGCAGACCGACCCCGTGATGCGACGCCTTCGCGAGTTCGTCGCCGACGGCGGGATCGGCGACCTCCGACGCGCCACCGGCGACTTCGCGTTCCCCGTGCTCGGGGGCGGTCGCGACCCCGACCAATGGCGGCTCGACGGCCGACTGGCCGGGGGCGGTGCGCTGTACGACGTGGGCGTGTACCCGCTCAACACCGCGCGCTTCCTCGCGGGCGACGACCCGGTCGCCGTCTCCGCGACGACGCGCTCGCCCGACCCGGCGTTCGACGAGGTCGACCAGTACGCCGACTTCCGCGTCGAGTTCGACGACTGGGTCGGCGGCTTCTCGGCGGCGTTCTCCGGGCGCGAACACACGTTCCTGGAGCTGCTCGGAAGCGACGGGCGCGTCGCCGTCGAGTCGGCGTTCCAGCCCGGCGTCGCCCGGGACGTGACCGTCGAGACGGCCGAGGGTCGCGTCGCCGTCGCCGACGCGGGGGCCGACGAGACCGTCGAGGAGTTCGACTACTTCGCGCACGCGGTCCTCTCGGACGGCGACATCGAGCCCGACGGGGCCGACGGTCTCGTCGACATGCGGACGCTCAAAGCGATCCAGGAGTCGGCCGCTTCGGGGGCGCGAGTCGAGCTGTAG
- a CDS encoding ABC transporter permease, giving the protein MGLGGLALAGAGDVVLAVGGLLFQRSTLASALRLSVPIAFAALGGIFAEKAGVINIGLEGLLIVSAFGGVYATYLTGSVWIGLFGGVLASTLLALLFAIVCIEFRADQIIAGLAIWLIALGLAPFASQIVFGSKNSATVATVPGLRQLVANSGVPFVATAGGDALDALASIPFFGALFDASPMVYLMFVAVAGSWWTLNRTSFGRWVRASGENPRALDTAGINVSRVRYAAVLLSGVLAGLGGAALSLSLGQFVGNGPTMVNGKGFIAIVTYLLGNYNPIGALLSTLLFAGLDALQLTLQGQDVLSIPRPLVRTIPYVSVVVVLALFGRTRLPEAAGDHYESGEE; this is encoded by the coding sequence CTGGGGCTCGGCGGACTCGCGCTCGCGGGGGCCGGCGACGTGGTACTCGCGGTCGGCGGCCTGCTGTTCCAGCGGTCGACGCTTGCGTCGGCGCTTCGGCTGTCGGTCCCCATCGCCTTCGCGGCGCTGGGAGGGATCTTCGCCGAGAAGGCGGGCGTCATCAACATCGGCCTGGAGGGGCTGCTCATCGTCTCGGCGTTCGGCGGCGTGTACGCAACGTACCTCACCGGGTCGGTGTGGATCGGGCTGTTCGGCGGCGTCCTCGCCTCCACGCTGTTGGCGCTGTTGTTCGCGATCGTCTGCATCGAGTTCCGCGCCGACCAGATCATCGCGGGACTCGCGATCTGGCTCATCGCGCTGGGGCTCGCGCCGTTCGCCTCGCAGATCGTCTTCGGGTCGAAGAACTCCGCGACCGTCGCGACCGTGCCCGGCCTCCGTCAGCTCGTCGCGAACAGCGGGGTGCCGTTCGTCGCGACCGCCGGCGGCGACGCCCTGGACGCGCTGGCGTCGATCCCCTTCTTCGGCGCGCTGTTCGACGCCTCGCCGATGGTGTACCTGATGTTCGTCGCCGTCGCGGGCTCGTGGTGGACGCTCAACCGCACCTCCTTCGGTCGCTGGGTGCGCGCCTCCGGCGAGAACCCCCGGGCGCTCGACACCGCCGGCATCAACGTCTCCAGAGTCCGCTATGCGGCCGTCCTGCTGTCGGGCGTGCTCGCGGGGCTGGGCGGCGCGGCGCTGTCGCTGTCGCTGGGGCAGTTCGTCGGCAACGGCCCGACGATGGTCAACGGCAAGGGGTTCATCGCTATCGTCACCTACCTGCTGGGCAACTACAACCCGATCGGGGCGCTGCTGTCGACGCTGCTGTTCGCGGGGCTTGACGCGCTCCAGCTCACGCTGCAGGGACAGGACGTGCTCTCGATTCCCCGGCCGCTCGTGCGGACCATCCCGTACGTGTCTGTCGTCGTCGTGTTGGCGCTGTTCGGCCGGACGCGACTCCCCGAGGCCGCGGGCGACCACTACGAGTCCGGCGAGGAGTAG